Below is a window of Quercus robur chromosome 6, dhQueRobu3.1, whole genome shotgun sequence DNA.
AGATTCGAGCTTGATCAGaatgatttatttgttttattgcAGGGATCGGAGTCTGAGACCCACAAGAAGACCTGTGCTGATTGTGGTACCACAAAGACCCCTCTTTGGCGTGGCGGCCCAGCTGGTCCAAAGGTAATAAAATCACAATCTTTATCAAAAACCCAGTTTCTCTATCATTGATTTGTGGTACTACTTGATCAGAAATTGATATTGGGCTTTGATTTTTGCAGTCACTGTGTAATGCTTGCGGGATCAGAAGCAGGAAGAAGAGAAGAGCTAGTTTGGGTTTGAACAAAGAGGACAAGAAGAGCAAGAGAGCTAGTATTAATGGCAGCAATAACAACAACCATAATAATAAGATAAGCAATAGTTTGAAGCAGAGGCTATTGGCTTTGGGAAGAGAGGTTTTGATGCAGAGATCAACGGTAGAGAGGCAACGAAAGAAATTAGGTGAAGAGGAAGAAGCGGCTGTGCTATTGATGGCTCTATCTTATGGCTCTGTTTATGCTTAGGTCTTCTTCAAAGAAATTCTTAGAAAAAGTGTTAGAATTTTAGGGATGTGGATCCTAACCTTGGAAGTGTAATCCTGCTTCTATAattattgttatatttattttttttaggagaatttatattttgccttttttaatttttatagttatttttagTATTAACTAACTGTTTTTGGGACCTGGAAGAGTATTTTATGAAGTGTAAGAAATGAATATTGATCCTATTTTTGATAATGTTGGTCTAAGATGTTGTCTTGCCCCTTTgaatgtataaatatatatatatatatatatgtatattgcggctcttttttgctttttattttctttggttggTGGTGATGTTTATCTCTTGATTCTTGTTATGGTTGTGATGATTTCATGTTATGTTACATACCCACatactcaaaaaaattaataataataataataataaaggataAGAGGGAAAATTGATGATGTGAgatgaaatcaagaaatatgGGCTTTTTGTGTACTAGCGTAAAAAACATTTTCCCTCATCATATTTGGTGAGgatctccttttattttttggtttttctacTTCAATCATGGGAGTGTTTTGTTGTATTgagtttttttagaaattggGATCCATTGTGATAAGAAAAGAAGAGGGAATATGAAATTTGTATTTCCCGCTGTCGTGTTTCCGAGAGTATTGACTATTGAGAAAGCCAAAGCGTTTGTTtgcataattaattaattgatttaacTTTTATACGCAACAAAATGCAAGTAGATTACTAGATTGCACAAATACCTGGGGGCACAGAGTTCTTTATAAAATGGATTATGTTAATGGTGTTTTTAAGAaagttattaataaattatttttaaaaaattttaacactatttttataggaaatataaaaaattgttaaagtaatttttttttcctcataaagagtttttaagaatatttcttaaattaatgcACTAAGTCGTTCATTTAATCTTTcccttataaaatatatttaaattgacAGCAATTAGCACATAGGTTCAATTTTAAGTATGTGGCACTCcttttcccatcaaaaaaaagaaaaagaaaaaagtatgtgGCACTCCGAAAAATAGACAGTATGTGGCACAAATATCTCACAAGACAAGTCATTGAGGCTGTCTACTTCATTTCGTTTAGATGAGTCATTACTTAGGAGGAAAATGTTGACAAAAGTTGACTGTGATAACTAAAGATATATCAGTTcaccgattttttttttgaagtaaaaatttacttcattatatatatttttttttatcataaggTCAAGATGTCAGCTGCTTTCATTTTGGATTAGATAGCATTTTATCACAATTACTTATTTGACAACAAGATACTTTCTCAATTAATATGAATATTTCTTTGAAAACATTTAAATAGGACTTTTTGAAAGCAAAAAACTTCTATAATGCTGAAATCTTTAGAAAAATCTACAAAGAACTCAACGGTGTTTGGAAATTTCGTGTTACAAATCACTAGAGGAGTGCAATGAGCATGAATTGTTTGGTGGAAAGACTAGTTGACCAAACATCGAGACTagaaaagttcaaaaaaaattctcattgaAAAAATTgccaatatattttattttctcaaaaatgaagatttgaacccaaaatttgaaaaaagaaaaagaaaaagaaaaaaagaattattctATTTGaaaaagcaaaaggcttactgCCTCATGACATTTTTGAAGTTCttcaacaaaaactcaaaaaccaaGCAATAACGATTAGAAAAATCTTGTGTTAAAGTTATAGATATATTATTCTTCACAAAGGATTACCAAAGCTAACACTTTGCTGATCATAAAGAACTGTAGAAGTGtataatgtatatttttttggagaaagaagtGTATAATGTATATTGAATATGTAGAATGGGGGGAAATAATTACCAACCTACTATATAAGTAATGACAATTAAAAGGTTGTTTGTTACTCAAATACCAATTAACTACACGCCAATTGCAGATTAagttaaaaatcaaaataaaataaaaatttgctagAAGACATggttaccccaaaaaaaaaaaaaaaaaagtcttaatgTACTGTATGAGTTATTTTTATTGACAGATGACACAGAAGTCTTATGTCATATTAATGATAGCTAGAGTCCTATCTTTTTACCATCACTAGATGATGAAGAATATCACAAACTCATTAATCAAACAGAGAGATAAGAAATACATGCAAGAAGCTTTGTAGAGATTTGCAAATAATAAAGAGACAACGTAtttaagatgaaaattttgtaaataatcaCTTTAGAAAAGTTAGGATAATTTTGCTATTAGTGGATTTTATCAACTTGTAGGCTTGTAGCATTAGAAGATCTTTATTAATCGTCTTCTTGTACTCTACTTTTGCTATATTAAGGAGTGTATGTATATTTGTAAAAGAATAGCAAAATCAATAGCTTTCAGCTCTCATATACTTAGAGCATATTTGACATTAGCTTAAACTTgtagtttttaacttttagttcttatgtacagctttttaaaattttatttattttattttcattttttaaaagtacaagtatacttttttgttttttagttaaAGGTATAAGTATACTTTTTAAcacttttttaacaaaaaatttcagtaaaaagttaaataaattattccaaATTTAGTAAGTTTCTTCTACAAATGTACATACATAATCACCTAATAATACTACAGTCTTCAGCATAGAGAATTGACATGATGAGATAAACTTtgttaatcaataattaaaattataaagacCTAATGAGTGCTCTTCATTAAGTAAGACCCGTCAACGGAGGAGCCTGTAGCCCCAAGAATCCAGTTTAGATATTGACAAAGAAATTTTGCACATAATTGTGCAATCTGTGACTGAAAGAAATCATTGAAACAGGGACTTTTTAGAAAGATTATGTGAGGAATTACTGTTGCATGTGTGACTGACTGTGTAAGCATAAATCATAAAGAAAAGTGAGGAAGAGTAAAAAAAGGTCACGTAagcaaatcaaaatcaaaaaagcTAGGAGAGAggctcttttttgtttttaccaaAAGGGACCAGGTTCAATTAATTTGTAACACAACAGTTGATAGTACTACGGCAATTCTGTTGTCTGTTTCATCAAAGCatgaataattttattcaattaaaattcgTATCTAAAAAATATGTGTCAACTTTTTAACACACGTACGGTGAGCCGCCCCTACCTATTACAATAGGGCAAAACGATGCTCCCTATTTCATAACTTACACTGCAGCACCAGCACGTGCTTTTAGTCTTTCACTTCAATGGTAAGCTGCACTTCACTGCCCATAAACCTAATAAATGGTAGTTGGAAATATTTGGAATAAAAGCTAATAATAAGTATTCGTTTGGCTCGTCTTGAAAAGTCAGGGAGTGTTTAGataccatttattttattgaaaataattttttttttgctgaaaatattgtagataaaaataaaagttagttgaaatagtacagtggaactcatgaataatgccaaaaagtgcagtgagacccatgaatagtagcaaaaataaactgaatagtgaaataatttataattttaaacaacGTCCAAATGCacattaagggtgtgtttggataccgcttattttgctgaaaattgaaaatactatagtaaaataatttttaaaggtgtaaatagtgccgtggagctcatttttaatgaaaattttgttgaaaaaataggTTTGTGGgttctgtgaacagtgcacatgaCCCACTAAAAAAGCCCCCACAGTCATAGAAAtgcgcttaaaaaaaaaaaaaaaaaaacgcaaacgcagacGCTCATAATCAGTATCCAAACGGGTACTAAGAGCATCCGTAGCAGATGTtgcaaaaattatgtcattttaccaCACCAAATGCCTACgttattattttaccatatcattttacaacatcccatttatcagatgttttataattccattctatacattaaaataatagttactacacattaaaataatatttacactCATCAACACAATCAACAGCCATCTGCCAACAACCAACAGCCACCACATCCTCCATAACCAAAAACACAACTCAAAGCAAACCCAAGCAGATCCAGCCAAATTCCACATCAAACAACCATAACCCCAACCCAAACAACCCATCTAATCCTAGCCAAATCCTTCACAACCCAAACAAATCCCAGCCAAACCCCAACCCAAACAAATCCAGCCAAATCCTCTGCCACCCATCAACTGCTTCAACCAATCACCGACCCAAAACCCCAACCCAACCAACCCATCAACAAACAAACTCAAGTAACCACCGGACCAAAACCCACAACGCTGCCGCAACCAACCTCGACCCACAATGCCACCGACCCAAAACCTTAACCCACAACCCATAGCCCACCAACACCAAATCGGAagccccaccaccaccaccacctcaaCCACAAAccccgaaaaacccaccgcctcCACACCTCACCCACACCCActtccaaacccaaaaccttCATAACCCAGACTCCAAACCCACCATCTTCATCACCGTCATCGTCATCGCCAACCCACACAACAAACCAACACCGGCATCGCCGACCCATAGCCTAGCCCATCCAAACCCACCCACCTCCGTCGGAACCGAACCCATCAaaccaaagccaaaaaaaaaaaaaaaaaaaaaaaaaaaaaaaaaaacagaaaaatcattGCTAGAGAGAGATCGGCGTCGGCGTCGGCGTTGGCGTGGGTGTAGAAGAGCAGTGAGGATtggtgtgagagagagaggagttggGGTGAGAGAGGTGAGACTGACGGAGagataagagagaaagaggaataaaCAAAGAATATATTTATGCCACATGCGTTCCGTACCGTGGCAAATTAGTgatggtactgtagcatgtTGCAAAAAATATGAGATATGACACATCTGATAAATAGGTCAAATGGTgtttggtgtgggatatgtgccaaatatttagcatttgacaCATATCCCACATCTGCTGTGGGTGCTCTAAGTGATAGAAAATTAAGAATGTAAGGTTAAGTGGACTTGGATCCATCTTCAAGTATTGGGCCTAATCAACTATCCTGAAAGTTTAAATTTATAGGagtgaatgaatttaattatttagccattattcttatatttccaattaaattaagatttgacttttaaattttgaatttcagaCTTCCACTTCATAAATGAAATCAAACGtgtgaaatttttaatttacttaTGAGGTAAAGTAGAGAcaaggttcaaattagaaccatcTATTTTAGCAATTTTCTGTACATTGACAAATTAccatttattgtaaaattttaaggCTTTAAGTTACTTAAAAATGActactttataaaataaaaaatgactacTTAATGTAGGTTCTAGTTAACctaattggtaaagtctctgatagttgtataagagatctgagattcaatCCTCATTTACACCAAAatctgattggtgtcttagtctgttAATAAAAGCTATTATTAGGAGCAGAcactataagttgaaactctttttccaaaaaaaaaaaaaaaagactacttAACCATTACAAGGTCAACCATCAACTAGAAAATTTTGTGATCACCATCCTAATTTGTTGGGATTGATTTACATCCATCACTGAAAATtagtcaaaattaaaaaatcagtGGACTATTTGAGTGGTAGAGGAACTAATGTCAAAATTAACATATTAATTTGTGTATTCACCCTAATCAGCCTACAAATTAGTTaatttcaaatatgattttgcGTAGTGGACTAAACATTACAAAGTAATAACGACATATTATGATAGAAATTATCATATAGCATAGGGATTAAGATCCTTAACAGTTTATACGGAACTCTACCACGTAAGTTTCTTTTAATCAAGaccatttattttagaataaatgATTAAGATTATGTCATGTTTccactaaaataataattttttataaaaagaattcaAACACTTATACATGACGTTGTTAAGGTGTGAACAATGTTTCAGCCTTTCTTCTAAACCTatgaaccaagaaaaaaaaaactttggaggTTATTAAAGCTCCTGTAAAACATCATTTATCACAATCTCCGCACACCCGCACTCTCTTTTATGTGTGCacatatatgaatttttaattaacgattcaaatttaattaaaataatcaatatttATAATAGAATGTtggcaaaataaaaattgcaattaGTACATCAACaaaatactccctccgtcctaGTTTGTTTGTGTAAAGTGGTGGGTTGTGCTAGTGGTGTTGGACTGCTTCTTGTAGCACTAGacccaagttttctggataagagaGTTAGGACCGGTCCAGCTGCAACTCaagttggtccggcttgtgcacaaactaagACAGGTTTGCCAGGAACGTGCTTGTGGCAGGCAGAGCTGTTTCAGACAAGTTGTGGcagacagacataataataataaaataaataaaatatctggCTACTCAGTGGGAAATGACCAAACAACCCTCAAACACAATTACAACAATAATAATCGCTTTTACAGAAGGAAAAGAACAGAACAAAAGTGAACAAATATTAATATGTATGAAGAAATCAACTAAAATCTGGTTTGCAGGAGCAAAGCCAGAGAGGAAAGAATGTTCCTTCTCAACGCAATTAATCTTTCAGGAAACGTCCTGCCGTGGAGA
It encodes the following:
- the LOC126688949 gene encoding GATA transcription factor 15-like translates to MVDLSDKGSESETHKKTCADCGTTKTPLWRGGPAGPKSLCNACGIRSRKKRRASLGLNKEDKKSKRASINGSNNNNHNNKISNSLKQRLLALGREVLMQRSTVERQRKKLGEEEEAAVLLMALSYGSVYA